ACATCAGCTTCATGCGGAGGGCGGCGAAGCGCGCGAGTTTGTCGAGAAGTTCGTTGAAGATCCGCATGATGGTGAGTGGAGCAGGGCGCAGGATCACTGGTCGCGGACAGTGGAGTACATCGCGCACAATGCCAAGGAGCTGGAGAGCATGCACGCGGACGAGGCGCTACGCCGGGCCGAGCGCCTTGCTCAAATGCTGGCCTGGACGCTGGTACAAGAGCACAAGTGCTGGGCATGTGCGCTATGACAAGGCGTCAGCCCTCGGACGAGGGCAACTCTATGGCTCCGCGTAAGCCGGTGGACGCGGTCATCGAGCAGATGCTGCGTGATGCGTCTTCGGAGCGGCAGGCCGGTGAGATCCATCAGGTGGCCGCCATGATCGCCGCCATCGGCATGCGGACCGATCCGACAGGTGCGGACATCGACGACTTGAGGCGGCTCTTCATGGCGGCACACGGCGGGGCAAGGGACGCGTGGAAGGCGCGCGGCCGACGATTCGGCCTGAGTGCGAGTCGCTTCTTGACCGGCCTTTCGCAGGGCATTGCCGAAGCGCGTCGAGGGAGTTCCTCACGGGGGCAGGTGCAGCGTGTGGGCGGGCAGCGCCGACGGGACCGGGATGAGTACCTCACAAACTTGGTGACGGTGCACGACATGCGTCTCGGTCTGCTCAGCGAGGCGATCGACAACCCGGACTTCGCGGCAACCTTGGACGTGTACGCCGTCGAGGTCACACCCGCGAAGCGCAAGCAGTTCCTGTTCATCGAGGCTGTCTACAGAACCTATCTGCTGGAATGGCGGATCGGGGCCGCGACTAGGCAGGAGCTGTTCGGGAATCTGCGCATCCTCTTCGTCAACCCGATCTTTCGCGAGTACTGGGAGGCGACACGTCCTCACAGAGCAAGTCTCGCTCCGGGCTCAGCCGAGGCAGAGATCGGGCGTATGGGAGACGCGCTGCTTATGGATCTGGACGAAGCCGATACGGACGACTGGTGGGTCGTGGGCGAGCCCCCAACCGACTGAGCTCTGGAACACAAGAGGCCCGTACCTCTGACGGCCTCTTCCTGGGTCGGTCGTGTGCGTCAGAGCATTCCGGCGGCGCGACGTGGACCGGAGCGTCTGTGGTTCCATCTCTCCCTGCCGACCGCGGCCGCCAGGAACACAAGGGCGTCGTGTTCGTACGGGTCGCTGTAGGCGCGGTGGTCGCTACTCGCAACCGCCGCCTTCCGCACCCTGTCTTGAGTGTCATGACAGCCAATCGAAGGCCGCGCCCCGCCCCGAATGATCGGGAGTTGCGGCTGTGGAAGGTCGGTCGGGCACTGACCTGGGCCTTCGCCGCTGCTGTCCTGGTCTCCGGCGGTATCTTCTACGGGCTGGTAGTGCTGCTCGATTTCAAGGAGATCGACACCACCACCAAGCTCGACGCCAAGACGCTCTTCGACCTGGTGAAACTCTCCTTCGGGGTGGTCGCCGGAGCCGGCGCGCTGGTCGCCCTGGTCGTCGCCTACCGTCGTCAGCGCGTCGACGAGGCCGGCGCCCACCGTGAAGCCACCCGCCTGCACGCCGAACGCTTTTCCCAAGCCGTCGACAAACTCGGATCGGACTCACCCGCAGTCCGGCTCGGCGGCGTCCACGCCTTGTCCGGCCTCGCCGATGACGCCCCCACGCAAGACCTACGCCAGACCTGCATCGATGTCCTGTGCGCCTATCTCCAGCTCCCCTTCACACCCGACCCCGGCAACAGCGACCCGGCACACCAGGAGAGACACCACCGCTATCTGGCCCTTCGCAAAGTCCGGCACACAATCCTGCGCCTCATCAGCGACCACTACCGACGCCCCATGGGAACCCACCGCTCCTGGCAGGGCTGCGACCTCGACCTCAGCGGCGTCACCATCGACTGCACGATGGACTTCAGCGAAGCCGTGTTCCCTCGCGGCACGGTCAACTTCAGCGGAGCGGTGTTTCCTGGCGGCGCGCTGCACTTCAACCGCGCGGTGTTCTGTGGTGGCGCGGTGTACTTCGGCGACGCCGTGTTCTCCGGCAGCGCGGTCTACTTCAGCGGGGCAGCCTTCTCCGGTGGCACGATGCACTTCACCGATGCCGTCTTCTCCGGTGGCACGGTCTACTTCAGCGGAGCGGTCTTCTCCGGCGGCACAGTGCACTTCAGCGATGCCGTCTTCTCCGGTGGCACGGCGCATTTCAGCGACGCCGTTTTCTGCGGCAGCACGGTGCATTTCCGCGACGCGCTGTTCCGTGGTGGCGCGGTGTACTTCCGCGGAGCGGTGTTCTCCGGCGGGACGGTGCACTTCCGCGACGCCGTGTTCTCCGGCGGCACGATGAACTTCCGAGGGGCGGTGTTCTCCGGCAGCACGGTGCACTTCAGAGGTGTAACGGGCCCGGTTCCCGAAGGGCTTCTCTCTGCCGTCGGTATTCCGGTTCCGGCGACGGTCGCTCTTGCTGCCGCATGGCTGCCGGAGAGGACTTAACCGGCCGTCTGCGAATCCCGCCCACATCTGTACCAGTGGGAGGCGCCTCACCTACCTTCCGCCAATGGCCTGAGGCCAGGACGACGGCGGGGACAGGGCAGGGATGTCGGGGCACACCCTCAGCCCCTGCCAGCACTGGCTTGCGGGCATCACTCCCCACTTGGGGAGTCCACCGGACACCGAAAGCAAGGGACCGAACCGCTAGGTCAGGCCTAGCCCCGCATCAAACCCGGATGCTCCGGGCGGTGCAGTACCTCGGGCCCCTCACGGCACACGGCAGTTGCGCCGCTTACCCCTGCCTCCCTCACAGTCCGGGGTGTCCGGAGGGGACATCTTTTTCTGGAGACTGAGGAGGACATTCATGCCGTCCAACGACCGCACCCTGATCGTCACGGTGGCTGCGATCGGTGCCGCTGTCGCCGGCATCGCCGTGGTGGTCGCTCCTGCGCTTATGCCGACGCTGGGAGTCACACTGGCGGCTTTCACGGCGCTGATGCTGGTCCTGAAGATGTGAGTGGCCCAAAACGCAAAGTGGCGCAGCCACGACGGACGCCACACGTACTCGCGGATCCATGCAGCCTGCTCAGGGGGCATCGAGTCACCGCCGGTGGTGTCAGCCACCGTTCGCCTCCCCGTCGGGTGCGGGGTGGGCGTGGGTGTAGCGGATGGGCTTGCCGAGGCTGCGGGAATACGCGATCTCACGGGCCGTGCTGTCGCCGATGTATCCGTCCGGACAGACCACGAGGACCTCGTCAGCGAGGTCGATCTTCCGCAGGTGCAGGTCGTCCAGCACCTGCTTGAGGCGGTCTGCTTGAACGGGGTCGGCCCACAGCGGGTGGGACTGCTTGAGGTTGCAGCCGGGGGCGAGGACGATGCGGCCAGCCGCTGTCTCGTACAGGGTGGCTTCGGCAAACTGCTCCCAGTACCGGGTCGATCCGCACAGGACGACGATCGGCGGGCGGGAGGCGGTGTTGGCGGTCTGGTGACGCATGGGTTCCTTCCTGGACAGGGTGAATCGAGGTCGCCGTCAGGTGGCGGCCGCCCAAGTGAGTTGAGCCGGGCAGGGGGTTCCACGGGTCGTCCAGTTGCCCGGCGGGTTCGGCGGCGCGCAGGTGCACGGTGGCAGGGACTGCGTGATCGGTTGAGAAGTCCGCGACGTGGCCGCGGGGGAGGATCAGGAGCGGGCTGTCGGCGCGGCTGCCACCGGGGTTTGATCGCCAGAGTGTGGTGCCGTGCGGGTACGACCGCGTTGGCGGGTGCCTATTACCGGATTACGGCATGCGGCTCTCAAACAGACAGCACAGTGGGTGCCATGAATCTATGGGCGATCATCATCACGGCCGCTACCGGGCTGCTCGGCGCTGGTATCGGCAGCGCCAGCGTTCTTCTCAGCGAGCGGTGGCGAGCACGGACCTCAGCTGATCAAGATCGGCGCGCAGCCGATCTGCGTCTCCGGGACGAACGTAAAGAGGTGTTGATCCGCTTCTTCTCACTTGTGCGAGCACTCGAGCGGGTTGCGGAGCGGCGCTACGACGGCGAAGAGGTAGCAGCCGAGGAGGTCGCAGACCTGACCAGTCGCCTTTGGCTGCTCCATGTCGAGGTGCACCTGCTCTGTACACAGCCGGTAGCCGATGCGGTCTACACCCTTAGCGAGCGACTCACCGAATCAGCAAGGCAGCTCACGGAGGAGGCCGTACACATTCACCTTTCTGAAGCTCGCCTCGCCGCCATTTCTACTGCACGTGCGGAACTCGGCATTTCAGGCAGCCTCTCCCTTGCCCAAGCGTAGATTCACGCCCCCGTCGTCCCGTTAACGGCTCGTGCCCCTCGCTACCGGTGAGGGTGGCTCTGGCTGGGCGGGCGTCGGTGAGTGCGGTCATGGGCTGCTGATTCCTTCGCAAAGCGCGGGCGTTAGCGCTGCGGGGCGGCCGGAGCAGTGTCGACGGCCGCCCCGCATGCCTGAGGGGTGGGGTCAGCTGGTGAGACGGACCGGCATGAGCGCGTAGCGCAGGGCGTGGTCGTGGCTGTCGTGGCCGCGCAGGACGGCCGGTTTGGTGGGGGAGGTGAACTGGAAGTCGACGGCGGTTGCGC
This sequence is a window from Streptomyces ortus. Protein-coding genes within it:
- a CDS encoding DUF6082 family protein; protein product: MDAVIEQMLRDASSERQAGEIHQVAAMIAAIGMRTDPTGADIDDLRRLFMAAHGGARDAWKARGRRFGLSASRFLTGLSQGIAEARRGSSSRGQVQRVGGQRRRDRDEYLTNLVTVHDMRLGLLSEAIDNPDFAATLDVYAVEVTPAKRKQFLFIEAVYRTYLLEWRIGAATRQELFGNLRILFVNPIFREYWEATRPHRASLAPGSAEAEIGRMGDALLMDLDEADTDDWWVVGEPPTD
- a CDS encoding pentapeptide repeat-containing protein; protein product: MFVRVAVGAVVATRNRRLPHPVLSVMTANRRPRPAPNDRELRLWKVGRALTWAFAAAVLVSGGIFYGLVVLLDFKEIDTTTKLDAKTLFDLVKLSFGVVAGAGALVALVVAYRRQRVDEAGAHREATRLHAERFSQAVDKLGSDSPAVRLGGVHALSGLADDAPTQDLRQTCIDVLCAYLQLPFTPDPGNSDPAHQERHHRYLALRKVRHTILRLISDHYRRPMGTHRSWQGCDLDLSGVTIDCTMDFSEAVFPRGTVNFSGAVFPGGALHFNRAVFCGGAVYFGDAVFSGSAVYFSGAAFSGGTMHFTDAVFSGGTVYFSGAVFSGGTVHFSDAVFSGGTAHFSDAVFCGSTVHFRDALFRGGAVYFRGAVFSGGTVHFRDAVFSGGTMNFRGAVFSGSTVHFRGVTGPVPEGLLSAVGIPVPATVALAAAWLPERT
- a CDS encoding DUF6313 family protein gives rise to the protein MKSLHQLHAEGGEAREFVEKFVEDPHDGEWSRAQDHWSRTVEYIAHNAKELESMHADEALRRAERLAQMLAWTLVQEHKCWACAL